From Oncorhynchus clarkii lewisi isolate Uvic-CL-2024 chromosome 26, UVic_Ocla_1.0, whole genome shotgun sequence, the proteins below share one genomic window:
- the LOC139384909 gene encoding uncharacterized protein produces the protein MDLYSIITAVLLLQLQGFHVALLQAPTNSPGRTIDQSWLRQLFKSKLNKTSEAPFNDLDDMNLEGTESTDDSAWGFTNGYMSSSGEQDNIQDTNETSGDVMIGTTMPPELPDATAEDPESPATAVESPETTVAPEPPVSVALNSSQVSNATGEDSGLQTTTTTPITDNSNGSNYMSNDTELNETTTAPDTNSTDEAGPDPDAENGVTNSTEDSHNVMTAVPSSEPSTASPTTELPLDSPATTTAKIIPETTTTTGPSTTTDMMETGAASGNNSARGLASDAVQNKKKSESWGAILGTGVAVCFVAMVVFVIWRRRGRRDFTHRKLVEEFPSDPVQQLDNSEPLDLKYDGSAYYNPGCQMDNIQMANFPRGHQN, from the exons ATGGACCTTTATTCAATCATCACTGCTGTTTTGCTTCTGCAACTGCAAGGTTTTCATGTGGCCTTGCTCCAAGCACCAACAAACTCTCCAGGACGGACGATCGATCAAAGTTGGCTTCGTCAACTGTTCAAATCCAAGCTCAACAAGACATCAGAAGCTCCGTTCAATGACTTGGATGATATGAACCTGGAGGGTACAGAGTCAACAGATGACTCTGCTTGGGGTTTCACCAATGGATACATGTCATCTAGTGGGGAACAAGACAACATCCAGGACACAAATGAGACTTCTGGTGATGTTATGATTGGCACCACAATGCCACCAGAGTTGCCAGATGCTACAGCGGAGGACCCAGAATCGCCAGCGACCGCTGTTGAATCTCCAGAAACCACTGTTGCACCAGAACCCCCAGTGAGTGTTGCCTTAAACTCAAGCCAAGTTTCCAATGCAACTGGAGAGGACAGTGGACTCCaaactaccaccaccactccaaTCACAGACAACTCAAATGGCTCTAATTACATGTCCAATGACACTGAATTGAATGAGACAACCACAGCTCCAGACACCAATAGCACAGATGAGGCCGGTCCAGATCCTGATGCTGAGAACGGGGTAACCAACAGTACAGAGGACAGCCATAATGTAATGACTGCAGTACCATCAAGTGAACCATCCACAGCTTCCCCCACCACAGAGCTCCCCTTGGACTCACCTGCGACTACAACTGCCAAAATCATCCCAGAAACTACAACAACCACGGGTCCCAGCACAACGACAGACATGATGGAAACTGGTGCCGCTTCAGGGAACAACTCTGCGAGAG GCTTGGCCTCAGATGCAGTGCAGAACAAGAAGAAGAGTGAGTCATGGGGTGCCATCCTGGGCACAGGAGTGGCAGTGTGCTTTGTGGCGATGGTGGTCTTTGTCATCTGGAGAAGGAGAGGCCGACGGGATTTCACACACAGGAAGCTTGTTGAGGAATTCCCCTCAGACCCAG TTCAACAACTGGACAACAGTGAGCCTTTGGATTTGAAATATGATGGTTCAGCTTACTACAATCCTGGATGCCAAATGGACAACATCCAAATGGCCAACTTTCCACGAGGACATCAAAATTGA